A region from the Prochlorococcus marinus XMU1408 genome encodes:
- a CDS encoding translation initiation factor: MSKGGWSEFNDPLKTIGSNTQNSVTPKGKRQVRLERTRSGKKGKLVTVIKGLELEQVEAKKILKNLKIACGTGGAVKGDFLELQGDQISKAQNFLLKEGFRPKQSGG; this comes from the coding sequence ATGTCCAAAGGTGGCTGGAGTGAGTTTAATGATCCTCTTAAGACAATAGGGAGTAACACTCAAAATAGTGTTACTCCTAAAGGAAAGCGACAAGTTCGTTTAGAAAGAACTCGATCTGGAAAAAAAGGAAAACTTGTTACTGTCATCAAAGGACTTGAATTAGAGCAAGTAGAGGCAAAAAAAATTCTTAAGAATTTAAAAATAGCTTGCGGAACAGGTGGGGCTGTTAAAGGTGATTTTTTAGAGTTACAAGGAGATCAAATATCAAAAGCTCAGAATTTTCTTTTAAAGGAGGGTTTTAGGCCAAAACAAAGTGGAGGTTAA
- the cysC gene encoding adenylyl-sulfate kinase, whose translation MEQNSKSPLSKATNIVWHQSSVDREARSQQRGHRSAILWFTGLSGSGKSTLANAVNVALHKDGYSTYVLDGDNIRHGLCKDLGFSDLDREENIRRIGEVSKLFLDAGIIVLTAFVSPFRVDRDNARSLVGENDFIEIYCSADLGVCETRDTKGLYAKARNGDIKDFTGISSPYEEPQSPELKIDTGNLEIDQCVDIVTNLLVERKIISKIAK comes from the coding sequence ATGGAACAAAACTCTAAAAGTCCTCTATCAAAAGCCACCAATATAGTTTGGCACCAATCTTCAGTTGATAGAGAAGCTAGATCTCAGCAAAGAGGACATCGCAGCGCAATACTTTGGTTTACAGGTCTATCTGGTTCTGGAAAAAGCACACTAGCCAATGCAGTAAATGTAGCTCTACACAAAGATGGTTATTCAACTTATGTTTTAGATGGTGACAACATCAGACATGGTTTATGCAAAGACTTGGGATTTTCTGATCTTGATAGGGAAGAAAATATCAGAAGAATTGGCGAAGTCTCTAAACTATTTCTTGACGCTGGAATCATTGTTTTAACTGCATTCGTATCTCCATTTAGAGTCGATCGCGATAATGCAAGATCTTTAGTTGGAGAGAATGATTTTATAGAAATATATTGTTCAGCTGATCTAGGGGTTTGTGAAACAAGAGATACAAAAGGGCTTTACGCCAAGGCAAGAAACGGAGACATCAAAGATTTTACTGGAATCTCAAGTCCTTATGAAGAACCTCAGTCTCCAGAATTGAAAATTGATACTGGAAATCTAGAGATTGATCAATGTGTAGATATAGTTACTAATTTGCTTGTTGAAAGAAAGATTATTTCAAAAATTGCTAAGTAA
- the purE gene encoding 5-(carboxyamino)imidazole ribonucleotide mutase translates to MSLTEANTFKQVAVVMGSDSDLKTLKPAVAILDQFGISNEVRILSAHRTPKEMMDFAQMAESNGFGVIIAGAGGAAHLPGMIASLTTLPVIGVPVKSKALSGIDSMYSILQMPSGIPVATVAIEGGLNAGLLATQILAINNTELKNKLNAYRCELHDLVVKKDHTLKEIGAITYLEKM, encoded by the coding sequence TTGTCTTTAACTGAAGCTAATACATTTAAGCAAGTAGCTGTAGTAATGGGTAGTGATTCAGATCTTAAAACTCTTAAGCCTGCGGTGGCAATTCTAGATCAATTTGGCATATCTAATGAAGTAAGGATTCTGTCTGCTCATAGGACTCCAAAAGAAATGATGGATTTTGCTCAAATGGCAGAATCAAATGGTTTTGGAGTGATAATTGCTGGGGCTGGCGGGGCTGCTCATCTACCAGGAATGATAGCATCTCTTACAACCCTTCCTGTCATAGGCGTTCCCGTCAAGAGCAAGGCACTTTCAGGGATAGATTCTATGTATTCAATCTTGCAAATGCCCTCAGGCATCCCCGTAGCAACAGTTGCCATAGAAGGGGGCCTAAATGCTGGCCTTTTGGCTACTCAAATTTTAGCCATCAACAATACTGAATTAAAAAATAAATTAAACGCCTACAGATGTGAGCTGCACGACCTTGTCGTTAAAAAAGATCACACACTTAAAGAGATTGGAGCTATAACTTATCTAGAAAAAATGTAA
- a CDS encoding N-acetylglucosamine-6-phosphate deacetylase yields the protein MRKITNIKVPQPEKSEDEKNLFSLVLDEHGIILSIDKTCKRESSYEEDWHGDWLSPRAIDLQMNGGLGISFTDLNFNKIPKLLTLLDQLWLDGVEGICPTFVSCSLDQFQLGMEVLKETKKYTSTNRCRLLGAHMEGPFLCETYSGAHDTGSICRPSISALNERIKGFEDDIALMTLAPELKGSLDVISRLRELNIVVSLGHSSADFDSAIKAFNNGVSMITHTFNAMKGLHHRAIGPIGAAASRDDIFLGLIGDGVHVHSDMIRLLKILAPKQIVLVSDAISAYGLGDGSFNWDKRLITVENGLCRLPNETIAGSTLPLLDACKKIANWINDPSAAIWMATLAPRMVLSQNKMTAKSFFIGKNIKSLLRWKMNSCNHQLSWQLAA from the coding sequence ATGAGAAAAATTACAAACATTAAAGTACCTCAACCAGAGAAAAGTGAAGATGAAAAGAATTTATTTTCACTAGTTTTAGATGAACATGGAATTATTCTTTCTATTGATAAAACTTGCAAGAGGGAATCAAGCTATGAAGAAGATTGGCATGGAGATTGGCTAAGTCCTAGAGCCATTGATCTTCAAATGAATGGAGGTTTAGGGATCTCATTTACAGATTTAAATTTTAATAAAATACCTAAATTATTAACATTGCTTGATCAACTTTGGCTAGATGGAGTTGAAGGAATTTGTCCAACTTTTGTTAGTTGTTCTCTAGATCAATTTCAATTAGGAATGGAGGTCTTAAAGGAAACGAAAAAATATACTTCAACAAATCGATGTCGACTACTTGGCGCCCATATGGAAGGACCTTTTTTATGTGAGACATATTCTGGAGCACATGACACAGGAAGTATTTGTAGACCTAGTATTTCTGCCTTAAATGAGAGAATAAAGGGATTTGAGGACGACATAGCACTAATGACATTGGCTCCAGAATTAAAAGGTTCTTTGGATGTAATTTCTCGTCTAAGAGAATTAAATATCGTTGTCTCACTGGGACATTCTTCAGCTGATTTTGATTCAGCCATAAAAGCTTTTAATAATGGTGTGAGCATGATTACGCATACTTTTAATGCAATGAAAGGTTTACATCATCGAGCTATTGGACCTATAGGAGCGGCTGCAAGCAGAGACGATATTTTCCTAGGATTGATAGGTGATGGTGTTCATGTTCATTCAGATATGATTAGGCTTTTAAAGATACTTGCACCAAAGCAAATTGTTTTAGTTAGCGATGCAATATCAGCTTATGGTTTAGGAGATGGATCGTTTAATTGGGATAAACGCTTGATAACAGTAGAAAATGGTTTATGCAGACTTCCAAATGAAACAATTGCAGGATCCACTTTGCCTTTACTAGACGCATGCAAAAAAATAGCAAATTGGATTAATGATCCCTCTGCTGCTATTTGGATGGCAACACTTGCTCCACGTATGGTATTAAGTCAGAACAAAATGACTGCAAAATCTTTTTTTATTGGAAAAAATATTAAGTCTTTACTTAGATGGAAAATGAATTCTTGTAATCATCAGTTGTCTTGGCAGTTGGCTGCGTAA
- the bchM gene encoding magnesium protoporphyrin IX methyltransferase: MTTQIEKNEKAEVTEYFNGTGFDRWNRIYSESDDVNKVQKNIRIGHQKTVDDVISWLKEYDNIKDKSFCDAGCGVGSLSIPLAKLGAKSIHLSDISEAMINETKSRAKEEGLDFNKLNFRTSDLENLKGSFNTVICLDVFIHYPQREAEAMVKHLCELSDERLIVSFAPYTPLLALLKGIGQLFPGPSKTTRAYTLRESGIIEAAKQSGFKVVKSKLNQAPFYFSKLIEFVKS, from the coding sequence ATGACAACGCAAATTGAGAAAAATGAAAAGGCGGAAGTCACTGAATATTTTAATGGGACTGGGTTTGATAGATGGAATCGAATATATAGCGAAAGTGATGATGTAAATAAAGTGCAAAAAAATATAAGGATAGGTCACCAAAAGACAGTTGATGATGTCATTAGTTGGTTGAAAGAGTATGACAATATCAAGGATAAAAGTTTTTGTGATGCTGGCTGTGGTGTTGGTAGTTTAAGTATTCCATTGGCAAAATTGGGTGCTAAATCAATTCATTTAAGTGATATTTCTGAAGCCATGATAAACGAGACAAAAAGTAGGGCAAAGGAAGAAGGTTTGGACTTCAATAAGCTGAATTTTCGAACATCTGATTTAGAAAATTTAAAAGGTTCATTTAATACAGTTATTTGCTTAGATGTTTTCATTCACTACCCTCAACGGGAGGCTGAGGCAATGGTGAAACATCTATGTGAATTATCTGATGAGAGATTAATTGTTAGTTTTGCACCATATACTCCTTTACTAGCCCTTTTGAAAGGTATTGGTCAGCTATTCCCTGGACCAAGTAAAACTACTAGGGCATATACATTAAGGGAGTCCGGAATTATCGAAGCTGCAAAGCAATCTGGCTTTAAAGTTGTCAAAAGCAAGTTGAATCAAGCTCCTTTTTATTTTTCGAAATTAATAGAATTTGTGAAATCCTAG
- a CDS encoding response regulator transcription factor, producing the protein MSDPNPSTQEVSQTPRILLVDDEPGLRTAVQAYLEDEGFQVTTAVDGEEGWEKAQKMIPDVIISDVMMPRCDGYGLLKKIREDERLGGTPVIFLTAKGMTADRTQGYQAGVDDYMPKPFDPDELVARVKNVVLRQERLLTEAARFANADVGQMAKQITEIKSMLSHGDKNHSRKDDSIPNFTPREASVLQLVAEGLMNKEIARQLETSIRNVEKYVSRLFIKTGTSSRTELVRYALENHLVT; encoded by the coding sequence ATGAGTGACCCCAATCCATCAACACAAGAAGTTTCTCAAACTCCAAGGATATTACTTGTCGATGACGAGCCCGGTTTAAGAACTGCTGTTCAGGCCTATCTTGAAGATGAAGGATTTCAAGTTACAACCGCTGTCGATGGAGAAGAGGGATGGGAAAAAGCTCAAAAAATGATCCCTGATGTAATTATCAGTGACGTCATGATGCCTAGATGTGATGGTTATGGGCTTTTAAAAAAAATTAGAGAAGATGAAAGACTTGGAGGTACACCTGTCATTTTCCTTACTGCTAAAGGTATGACTGCTGATAGGACTCAGGGTTATCAAGCGGGTGTAGACGATTACATGCCAAAACCATTTGATCCAGATGAGCTAGTTGCAAGAGTTAAGAATGTAGTTCTGCGGCAAGAGCGACTATTAACTGAAGCAGCCAGATTTGCTAATGCTGATGTTGGCCAAATGGCAAAACAGATTACAGAAATAAAATCAATGCTTAGCCATGGGGATAAAAACCACTCACGCAAAGATGATTCGATTCCTAATTTCACCCCAAGAGAGGCAAGCGTTTTGCAATTAGTAGCGGAAGGTTTAATGAACAAAGAAATTGCAAGACAACTTGAGACTTCTATCCGCAATGTAGAGAAATATGTGAGTCGATTATTTATTAAAACCGGTACTTCCAGTAGAACAGAACTAGTTAGATATGCACTTGAAAATCATTTAGTTACCTAA
- a CDS encoding cysteine desulfurase family protein — translation MDNNHLIFDFQSSTPCCTKVVEEMAPYWNELWGNPSNTNNRSGVFASAAVEVSREKIASYLNINPKRIIFTSGATEANNLGLVGHARAKAQLIGKPGHIITVSTEHHAVLDPLRQLQKEGFRLTELQPNKEGLINIEQLSEAFEKDTFLVSVMAANNEIGVLQPIGDIGSFCKRKGIAFHSDAAQAFGYLDLDPDKFRIDLMSLSAHKIYGPKGIGALVIREGFPLEPSQYGGGQELGLRSGTLPVPLIVGFAKAVEITKNDQDERNKRLLFFRNLLLSGLKKNISGLIVNGSIDQRLPHNLNITFPGVKGSQLHGQLRRFIFCTSGSACSNGEASHVLQEIGLSKKDAEASIRMSIGRNTTEKDINKAINIITNIVINLRQ, via the coding sequence ATGGATAATAATCACCTAATTTTTGATTTTCAGTCTTCAACACCATGTTGTACGAAGGTTGTTGAGGAGATGGCTCCTTATTGGAATGAGTTGTGGGGTAATCCCTCTAATACTAATAATCGATCCGGTGTTTTTGCTTCAGCTGCAGTTGAAGTATCTCGTGAAAAAATAGCTTCATATTTGAATATCAATCCGAAAAGAATAATTTTCACGAGTGGGGCAACAGAAGCGAATAATTTGGGTTTAGTTGGACATGCAAGAGCTAAAGCACAACTGATTGGAAAACCTGGACATATAATTACCGTTTCAACTGAACATCATGCAGTCCTTGATCCGCTTAGGCAGCTTCAAAAAGAAGGGTTTCGCTTGACAGAATTGCAACCGAATAAAGAGGGTTTAATCAATATTGAACAACTTTCTGAAGCTTTTGAAAAAGATACTTTTCTGGTTAGCGTCATGGCTGCAAATAATGAGATAGGGGTTTTGCAACCTATTGGTGACATTGGGTCTTTTTGTAAGAGAAAGGGAATCGCTTTTCATTCTGATGCCGCTCAAGCCTTTGGATACTTAGATTTAGACCCCGATAAATTTCGCATTGATTTGATGAGTTTGAGTGCTCACAAAATCTATGGACCTAAAGGTATTGGGGCTTTGGTGATTAGGGAAGGATTTCCTCTTGAACCCTCTCAATATGGAGGAGGTCAGGAGCTTGGATTAAGATCTGGCACGCTCCCTGTCCCGTTAATTGTTGGCTTTGCAAAGGCAGTCGAAATAACAAAAAATGATCAGGATGAGAGGAACAAGAGACTTTTGTTTTTTAGAAACTTATTGTTGAGTGGATTAAAAAAGAATATTTCTGGATTGATAGTTAATGGATCTATTGATCAAAGATTGCCTCATAATCTCAATATCACTTTCCCTGGCGTGAAGGGAAGTCAATTGCATGGTCAATTAAGAAGGTTTATTTTTTGTACTAGTGGTTCAGCTTGTAGTAATGGTGAAGCTTCTCATGTTCTGCAGGAGATAGGGCTCAGCAAAAAAGATGCTGAGGCGTCAATAAGGATGAGTATTGGGAGAAATACTACGGAGAAAGATATCAATAAGGCTATTAATATTATTACGAATATAGTGATTAATCTTAGACAATAA
- the rsmH gene encoding 16S rRNA (cytosine(1402)-N(4))-methyltransferase RsmH: MKEVPISSSSNFNHIPVMGKEIIRSLKELPSELTKKGLIIDATIGGGGHSAQILENFPGIKIIGLDQDPMAIKAASKKLIKFGTRIEIISTNFADFSHHEQAICVLADLGVSSHQLDEPSRGFSFRLNGPIDMRMNPKEGSSAAELIETLSEQNLADLIYELGEEKRSRRIARKIKNDLAENGPYSGTQDLSYAIAGCFPPKQRYGRIHPSTRTFQALRIAVNNELGSLESLLLKAPNWLLENGLFMVMSFHSLEDRRVKSSFKTDNRLKVLSKKPIRASPEEIELNPRSKSAKLRISAKKFLT, translated from the coding sequence ATGAAAGAAGTGCCAATTAGTTCAAGTTCTAACTTTAATCATATCCCTGTAATGGGGAAAGAAATAATTCGATCATTAAAGGAATTACCAAGTGAATTAACAAAAAAAGGATTAATTATTGATGCAACCATTGGAGGCGGGGGACATTCCGCTCAAATACTCGAAAATTTCCCTGGAATCAAAATTATTGGGCTGGATCAAGACCCAATGGCTATAAAAGCAGCATCAAAAAAATTAATTAAATTCGGAACAAGAATAGAAATAATCTCTACAAACTTCGCAGACTTTTCACATCACGAACAAGCCATTTGTGTCCTAGCGGATCTTGGCGTTAGTAGTCATCAACTTGATGAGCCTTCACGAGGTTTTAGCTTTCGTTTAAATGGTCCAATAGATATGCGTATGAATCCCAAAGAGGGTTCAAGTGCAGCCGAACTTATTGAAACTCTCTCTGAGCAAAATCTAGCTGATTTAATATATGAATTAGGCGAAGAAAAACGATCTAGGCGTATTGCAAGAAAAATAAAAAATGATCTAGCTGAAAATGGACCATACTCTGGAACTCAAGACCTTTCTTATGCAATTGCAGGCTGCTTCCCCCCCAAGCAAAGATATGGTCGAATTCATCCCTCAACAAGAACTTTTCAGGCTTTAAGAATAGCTGTGAATAATGAATTAGGCTCTCTCGAAAGTTTACTTTTAAAAGCTCCAAACTGGTTGTTAGAGAATGGATTATTTATGGTAATGAGTTTTCATTCACTAGAAGATAGAAGAGTAAAATCGAGCTTTAAGACAGACAATAGATTGAAAGTACTATCTAAAAAGCCTATCAGAGCAAGCCCAGAAGAGATAGAATTAAATCCAAGAAGTAAAAGTGCAAAGTTAAGAATTTCTGCAAAGAAATTCTTAACTTAG
- a CDS encoding NAD(P)H-quinone oxidoreductase subunit H has translation MTQLETRTEPMVVNFGPHHPSMHGVLRLVVTLDGEDVVDCEPVIGYLHRGMEKIAENRTNVMFVPYVSRMDYAAGMFYEAIVVNAPERLANIKVPKRASYIRAIMLELNRIANHLLWLGPFLADVGAQTPFFYIFREREMIYDLWEAATGQRLINNNYFRIGGVACDLPWGWLEKCKDFCDWFGPKIDEYEKLITNNPIFRRRIEGLGVIGKEQAINWSLSGPMLRAAGVPWDLRKVDHYECYDDFEWDIAWEKEGDCYARYRVRIEEMRQSLKILRQACEMIPGGPTENLEAQRTVEGKKGDLSGFDYQYVAKKVAPTFKIPNGELYTRLESGKGEIGVFIQGNNDVTPWRFKIRAADSNNLQILPHILKGAKVADIMAILGSIDVIMGSVDR, from the coding sequence ATGACGCAGCTTGAAACGCGTACTGAGCCAATGGTGGTCAACTTTGGGCCACATCATCCATCAATGCATGGGGTATTGCGATTAGTAGTAACCCTTGATGGAGAGGATGTTGTTGATTGTGAACCAGTTATTGGTTACTTGCATCGAGGGATGGAGAAAATTGCTGAGAATAGAACAAACGTTATGTTTGTTCCTTACGTGAGTCGCATGGATTATGCGGCTGGTATGTTTTATGAAGCCATTGTTGTTAATGCCCCTGAGCGTTTAGCAAATATAAAGGTACCCAAGAGAGCAAGTTATATCAGAGCGATAATGCTTGAGTTGAATAGGATCGCTAACCATTTGCTTTGGTTAGGTCCATTTTTGGCTGATGTCGGAGCTCAAACTCCTTTCTTTTATATTTTTAGAGAAAGAGAGATGATTTACGATTTATGGGAGGCTGCAACTGGTCAGAGATTGATTAATAATAATTATTTCCGTATTGGTGGCGTTGCATGTGATTTGCCTTGGGGTTGGTTAGAAAAATGCAAAGATTTTTGTGACTGGTTTGGTCCAAAAATTGATGAGTATGAAAAATTGATTACTAATAATCCTATTTTTCGTAGACGTATAGAAGGTTTAGGAGTTATAGGAAAAGAGCAAGCGATTAACTGGAGTCTTTCTGGCCCAATGCTTAGGGCGGCAGGTGTCCCGTGGGATTTGAGAAAGGTAGATCATTATGAATGCTATGACGATTTTGAATGGGATATTGCATGGGAGAAAGAGGGTGATTGTTATGCAAGATATAGAGTTCGTATTGAAGAAATGAGACAGTCATTAAAAATATTACGACAAGCTTGTGAGATGATTCCTGGGGGGCCAACAGAAAATCTTGAGGCACAAAGAACAGTTGAGGGAAAAAAAGGTGATTTATCGGGCTTTGATTATCAATATGTAGCCAAGAAAGTTGCACCGACTTTTAAGATTCCTAATGGTGAATTATATACACGCCTTGAGTCTGGAAAAGGAGAGATAGGAGTATTTATTCAAGGTAATAATGATGTAACCCCTTGGCGGTTTAAAATTAGAGCAGCTGACTCAAATAATTTGCAGATACTTCCTCACATACTGAAGGGAGCCAAGGTCGCTGATATAATGGCAATCTTAGGTTCGATTGATGTGATTATGGGTTCTGTTGATAGATAG
- a CDS encoding acyl-CoA thioesterase, with protein MDKRNPREWLCLKRTVRFGETDAAGVVHFLELFRWCHETWEESLEKYGIALKDIFPTNEINTSQLDVALPVVHCEANYFQPLYVGDTINIELETEKINESSFVLRFKFKKNGEQIGSTNIKHVSINPITRKKCALSKQINLWLHESSSNF; from the coding sequence TTGGACAAGCGTAATCCTAGAGAATGGTTATGTTTGAAACGAACAGTTCGTTTTGGTGAAACAGATGCTGCAGGTGTGGTTCACTTTCTTGAATTATTTAGATGGTGTCATGAAACTTGGGAAGAAAGTTTAGAAAAATATGGAATAGCTTTGAAAGATATTTTTCCTACAAACGAAATCAATACAAGCCAACTAGATGTAGCTTTACCAGTTGTTCATTGTGAAGCAAATTATTTTCAACCACTTTATGTTGGAGATACTATAAATATTGAACTTGAAACAGAGAAGATAAATGAGTCTTCATTCGTACTTCGATTTAAATTTAAAAAGAATGGAGAGCAAATCGGTTCGACAAATATAAAACATGTATCGATAAATCCAATTACTAGAAAAAAATGTGCATTATCTAAACAAATAAATTTGTGGCTTCATGAATCTAGTTCGAATTTTTAG
- a CDS encoding AMP-binding protein, producing the protein MTKIAVVECIPEKNLDCSKEILKNFEKHNWVYLAPPKDQTKIPTSSTLPEGEGIIISSGGSLGGPNLCFQSLKNLTNSALSTGKWLKNHGLKPNECIILNSLPLHHISGFMPWWRHQTWGSGYYWISNSIMHKPLQLKQFSEALTNKHRRPLITSLVPTQLLSLIDNTDGLKWLQSLAVIWVGGASIPIDLAEKARRKSINLAPCYGATETVAMVTCLSPKDFLNGSNSVGFPLEDVEIEINKRNSLKIKTSRIATSKWKNNKFESIKDSYGWWEAGDLAQYITLDNRKAIQILGRRDSAINSGGETIFPEDIEMELMKIISKNQIPIKDIFVLGVSDKKWGQRLVALTKFKEKELNRYPIISLLNDLIEDWQPSKKPLNWYDCPKLSRNINKKWEIKKWQDWIAFNKPIN; encoded by the coding sequence ATGACCAAAATTGCAGTTGTAGAATGTATTCCTGAAAAAAACCTGGACTGTTCAAAAGAAATTTTAAAGAATTTTGAAAAGCATAACTGGGTGTATCTAGCGCCTCCAAAAGATCAAACGAAAATCCCCACATCGTCAACCTTACCTGAAGGAGAAGGAATAATCATTTCAAGCGGGGGCAGCCTTGGAGGGCCAAATCTTTGTTTCCAATCACTTAAAAATCTCACTAATTCGGCTTTATCAACCGGAAAGTGGTTAAAGAATCATGGCCTTAAGCCAAATGAATGCATCATTCTCAATTCACTACCTTTGCATCATATAAGTGGTTTCATGCCTTGGTGGAGACATCAGACTTGGGGATCTGGGTATTACTGGATTTCAAATTCTATAATGCATAAACCACTTCAACTTAAGCAATTTAGTGAAGCATTAACTAATAAACATAGACGTCCATTAATTACATCCCTAGTTCCAACTCAATTATTATCTTTGATAGATAATACTGATGGTTTGAAATGGCTTCAATCCCTTGCTGTGATATGGGTTGGAGGAGCTTCCATTCCTATAGACCTTGCTGAAAAAGCACGCAGAAAGTCTATTAATCTAGCTCCTTGTTATGGGGCCACCGAAACAGTAGCAATGGTGACTTGCCTTAGTCCTAAAGACTTTTTAAATGGAAGTAATAGTGTTGGGTTCCCTCTCGAAGATGTTGAGATAGAAATCAACAAAAGAAATTCACTTAAGATTAAAACCAGTAGAATTGCAACTTCAAAATGGAAGAATAATAAATTCGAATCAATTAAAGACTCATATGGATGGTGGGAAGCAGGCGATCTAGCGCAATACATCACTCTCGACAATAGAAAAGCAATACAAATCCTAGGTAGAAGAGATTCAGCTATAAATTCGGGCGGTGAAACGATTTTTCCAGAAGATATCGAAATGGAATTAATGAAAATAATCTCAAAAAATCAAATCCCAATTAAAGATATTTTTGTACTAGGAGTTAGTGACAAGAAATGGGGACAACGTTTAGTTGCCTTAACAAAATTCAAAGAGAAAGAACTAAACAGATATCCAATCATTTCACTTCTGAATGATCTCATTGAAGACTGGCAACCATCCAAAAAACCACTGAACTGGTACGATTGTCCAAAACTTTCAAGAAATATCAATAAAAAATGGGAAATAAAAAAATGGCAAGATTGGATAGCCTTTAATAAACCTATTAACTAA
- the menC gene encoding o-succinylbenzoate synthase: protein MKLIINIKPFSFQLTRKLITSQGIIHNKVGLLLQIKDSNGNCGWGEVSPIEKKELEKSIESLDFIGKQTTKDSIENYLFELPGALAFGLGSCLADLESLTQRKINLEGFDVAKSAYLLPTDIDPLESIRKYVDESNEKKSSCTIKWKVSHLENNFKEEKILQKILDILPNNFKLRIDPNGGWSRQKAQEWINELKNEPRLEWIEQPLPSKDIEGLFSLATQIPIALDESLVEFPYLRKTWKSWQIRRPALDGDPRLLLKEIEQEDSQTVISTAFETGIGRRWVNHLAARQVKGGNPCAPGLAPGWCPKGPLFNNNPKLVWEAV, encoded by the coding sequence ATGAAATTAATAATTAATATCAAGCCATTTTCATTTCAACTAACAAGAAAATTAATAACCTCGCAAGGAATTATTCATAACAAGGTAGGTTTATTGTTGCAAATAAAAGACTCAAATGGAAATTGCGGATGGGGGGAAGTTTCACCTATTGAGAAAAAGGAATTAGAAAAAAGTATCGAAAGTCTTGATTTTATTGGGAAACAAACTACAAAAGATTCAATAGAAAATTATTTATTTGAATTGCCAGGCGCACTTGCTTTCGGATTAGGGTCCTGCTTAGCCGATTTAGAAAGTCTCACTCAAAGGAAAATAAATCTTGAAGGTTTTGACGTCGCAAAATCAGCTTATCTTTTACCTACAGATATTGATCCATTAGAGTCAATACGTAAATATGTAGATGAATCAAATGAGAAGAAAAGTTCTTGTACAATAAAATGGAAGGTATCTCACCTAGAAAATAACTTTAAGGAAGAAAAAATATTACAAAAAATCTTAGACATTTTACCAAATAATTTTAAACTTAGAATTGATCCAAATGGAGGTTGGAGTCGCCAAAAAGCACAAGAATGGATTAACGAACTCAAAAACGAACCTCGTTTGGAATGGATTGAACAGCCACTCCCATCAAAAGATATTGAAGGTTTATTTTCATTGGCCACTCAAATTCCAATCGCACTAGATGAATCTTTGGTTGAATTTCCATATTTACGAAAAACATGGAAAAGTTGGCAAATACGTCGCCCTGCATTAGATGGTGATCCGAGATTACTGTTAAAAGAAATAGAACAAGAAGATAGTCAAACAGTCATAAGCACAGCTTTTGAAACTGGTATTGGGAGAAGGTGGGTTAATCACCTCGCTGCCAGACAAGTCAAAGGGGGAAATCCTTGTGCACCTGGACTTGCACCTGGATGGTGCCCAAAAGGCCCACTCTTCAACAACAATCCGAAATTAGTCTGGGAAGCCGTATGA